Proteins encoded within one genomic window of Amycolatopsis nigrescens CSC17Ta-90:
- a CDS encoding sugar transferase: protein MEDSVRPPTPATRALPHLDLSIAPPKQHRVPVSEPERRTHSDAWEGRYRGWVIAGDLTATVLAIVVAGLVIDRPGDGHLLAIGTAVAVLCALPGSRAWSQNVLGEGAEEYRRLGRGFAAAAVLIGLVGLLVGELAVQPWVFVVVPAVAALAFPQRYLMRQVLHRARRHGKCLLPVLAAGSPDTVADLIARTRLESHVGWRVEAVCTGSGRKGEVDGVPVVGRLDDLADQVRRGGYRVVAVTADQYWTPRRLQQLAWDLEGTSAEMVVAPVLMEVAGPRLNVSGVFGMPLLRVAAPAFTGGRRLVKEVVDRVLSALLLTLLSPLLLVIALAVKFGDRGPVIYRQRRVGRDGAIFTMLKFRTMVTDAESVRSGLLADNDGSGPLFKLRKDPRITKVGSILRRYSMDELPQLFNVLGGRMSLVGPRPPLPEETETYERDARRKLLVKPGLTGLWQVSGRSDLTWAESVRLDLRYVENWSLAMDLVIMWKTVRAVVSGQGAY from the coding sequence ATGGAAGACTCGGTGCGGCCACCGACACCTGCGACCCGCGCGCTTCCACACCTCGACCTCAGCATCGCGCCACCGAAGCAGCACCGCGTGCCGGTATCGGAACCCGAACGGCGTACGCACTCGGACGCTTGGGAAGGCCGGTACCGCGGCTGGGTCATCGCCGGTGACCTGACCGCCACCGTGCTCGCCATCGTGGTGGCCGGCCTGGTGATCGACCGTCCCGGCGACGGGCACCTGCTCGCCATCGGCACCGCCGTCGCGGTGCTCTGCGCGCTGCCGGGCAGCCGGGCCTGGAGTCAGAACGTGCTCGGCGAAGGCGCCGAGGAGTACCGCCGGCTCGGCCGCGGGTTCGCCGCCGCGGCGGTACTGATCGGACTGGTCGGCCTGCTGGTCGGCGAACTCGCCGTGCAGCCGTGGGTCTTCGTGGTGGTGCCGGCCGTCGCGGCACTCGCCTTCCCGCAGCGCTACCTGATGCGCCAGGTCCTGCACCGGGCCCGCCGCCACGGCAAGTGCCTGCTGCCGGTGCTGGCCGCGGGCAGTCCGGACACCGTGGCCGACCTGATCGCCCGCACCAGGCTGGAGTCCCACGTCGGCTGGCGGGTGGAGGCGGTGTGCACCGGCTCCGGGCGCAAGGGAGAGGTCGACGGGGTGCCGGTGGTCGGCCGCCTCGACGATCTCGCCGACCAGGTGCGGCGCGGCGGTTATCGCGTGGTCGCGGTCACCGCGGACCAGTACTGGACTCCCCGCCGGCTCCAGCAGCTGGCCTGGGACCTGGAGGGCACCTCGGCCGAGATGGTGGTGGCGCCGGTGCTGATGGAGGTCGCCGGGCCGCGGCTGAACGTCTCCGGGGTGTTCGGCATGCCGCTGTTGCGGGTGGCCGCTCCCGCCTTCACCGGCGGCAGGCGCCTGGTCAAAGAGGTGGTCGACCGGGTGCTTTCCGCGCTGCTGCTCACCTTGCTCTCCCCGTTGCTGCTGGTGATCGCGCTCGCCGTCAAGTTCGGTGACCGCGGCCCGGTCATCTACCGGCAGCGCCGGGTCGGCCGCGACGGTGCCATCTTCACCATGCTCAAGTTCCGCACCATGGTCACCGACGCCGAATCCGTGCGCTCCGGCCTGCTGGCCGACAACGACGGTTCGGGCCCGTTGTTCAAGCTGCGCAAGGATCCCCGGATCACCAAGGTCGGCTCGATCCTGCGCCGCTACTCGATGGACGAGCTCCCGCAGCTGTTCAACGTGCTCGGTGGCCGGATGTCGCTGGTCGGGCCGCGGCCGCCGCTGCCGGAGGAAACCGAGACCTACGAACGCGACGCGCGCCGCAAACTGCTGGTGAAGCCGGGGCTGACCGGCCTGTGGCAGGTCAGCGGCCGCAGCGACCTCACCTGGGCGGAGAGCGTCCGGCTGGACCTGCGGTACGTGGAGAACTGGTCACTGGCGATGGACCTGGTGATCATGTGGAAGACGGTGCGCGCCGTGGTCAGCGGCCAGGGCGCTTACTGA
- a CDS encoding glycosyltransferase family 4 protein, which produces MSPLALMAHPSSGLYGADRVFAESVAALTGAGWRVVATLPQDGPLTGLLTEHGARVVLCPTPVLRKAALRPAGFARLLADAVRSVPPMLRLLRTERPSVVYVNTVTMPAWLLLARLTRRRVLAHVHEAEDAVPAPVRIGLAAPLLAADSVVVNSEATGAVLAGTLPRLSGRTRLVYNGVPGPGSPPRRRASAGDPIRLVLVGRVSPRKGTDTAVEAVLALNRAGRKAVLDVVGSVFPGYEWFEDELRARISAAGLAGSVRLNGFRTDVWDAYHDADIAVVPSRVEPFGNTSVEAQLAGVPVVVTDAQGLPETVQNGQCGSVVPADDPAALAEAITALVDDWPAAIERARAAKERAERDFAPERYRGEIVAMMTELSKRPGR; this is translated from the coding sequence TTGAGCCCATTGGCGCTGATGGCGCATCCCTCGTCCGGGCTCTACGGGGCGGACCGGGTGTTCGCCGAGTCCGTCGCCGCGCTGACCGGTGCGGGCTGGCGGGTGGTCGCCACGCTGCCCCAGGACGGGCCGCTCACCGGGCTGCTGACCGAGCACGGCGCGCGGGTGGTGCTCTGCCCGACCCCGGTGCTGCGCAAGGCCGCGCTGCGCCCGGCCGGGTTCGCCAGGCTGCTGGCCGACGCCGTCCGCTCGGTACCGCCGATGCTGCGGCTGCTACGCACCGAGCGGCCGTCCGTGGTGTACGTGAACACGGTGACCATGCCGGCCTGGCTGTTGCTGGCCCGGCTGACCCGCCGGCGCGTACTGGCCCATGTGCACGAGGCGGAGGACGCGGTACCGGCTCCGGTCCGGATCGGCCTGGCCGCTCCCCTGCTGGCCGCCGATTCCGTGGTGGTGAACAGCGAAGCGACCGGCGCGGTACTCGCCGGCACGCTGCCGAGGCTCTCCGGCCGCACCCGGCTGGTGTACAACGGCGTGCCGGGGCCCGGTTCGCCACCACGGCGGCGCGCCTCGGCCGGCGACCCGATCCGCCTGGTGCTGGTCGGCCGGGTCTCCCCGCGCAAGGGCACCGACACCGCGGTGGAGGCGGTGCTGGCGCTCAACCGCGCCGGGCGCAAGGCCGTGCTGGACGTGGTCGGCTCGGTGTTCCCCGGTTACGAGTGGTTCGAAGACGAGCTCCGCGCCAGGATCTCCGCGGCCGGCCTCGCCGGGTCGGTGCGGCTCAACGGCTTCCGCACCGACGTCTGGGACGCCTACCACGACGCGGACATCGCCGTCGTACCGTCCAGAGTGGAGCCCTTCGGCAACACGTCGGTGGAGGCGCAGTTGGCCGGAGTGCCGGTGGTGGTCACCGACGCGCAGGGACTGCCCGAGACGGTCCAAAATGGACAGTGTGGCTCGGTGGTCCCCGCGGACGACCCGGCGGCACTGGCCGAGGCGATCACCGCGCTGGTGGACGACTGGCCCGCCGCGATCGAGCGCGCACGGGCCGCGAAGGAACGGGCCGAGCGGGACTTCGCGCCGGAGCGCTACCGCGGCGAGATCGTCGCGATGATGACCGAGCTCAGTAAGCGCCCTGGCCGCTGA
- a CDS encoding DUF4157 domain-containing protein produces the protein MDGPTRSEMEARLGADFADVRLHTDTAAGHSATELGARAYTAGEHVVIGPGGGDRHTLAHELTHVIQQRSGPVAGTPTDDGFAMSDPGDAYERAAEANARRVMTGGAPEVHHDVGDRHTGHAHQPVQRMPLAQFQQQVGALANDVDFITFVEIRRGREDPAAVVADSASGSQARLEQLVRDVTPESVTQYMNDYQGMAAGTRQQPRNISRPMVVGLEMEMRNAVLQLEEGMANGEELARTPVTTEVGPPVMKLVVEGMEPGDPGMELVYGPLAPDEYKSPALISARNKLKTAIRRAGTMAQLVTVYNKSLQTSEQRYRLVPGPHQQWRKKATPTPRIGTQTNVSTPYSKVGRTNNRPEQDFGAFFESNSQRRVHDAARTQAAALVTKIAAHWNANYQNLGQLAPGINLGPMLTHLLYQEAMYANHQFDRNVIGHDDKHAFHVLLKLSPQDVAMGLITDDEAKLLLAWLADNKAKPIAAAVLDTFKAFNKPYAKVTVESDAIYQYMVDVLVARLLADQQLLGEANDEDRTSAVFGNARQVADVTHFHPRPSNRRPINVSGNKYFMVVEQRSMVHAVNSNAESNPRLSVEQMKNLQKPTT, from the coding sequence TTGGATGGTCCGACCCGAAGCGAGATGGAGGCCAGGCTCGGGGCGGACTTCGCCGATGTCCGGCTGCACACCGATACCGCCGCGGGGCATTCGGCGACCGAACTCGGCGCGCGTGCCTACACCGCGGGCGAGCACGTGGTCATCGGTCCCGGCGGCGGTGACCGGCACACCCTTGCCCACGAGCTGACCCACGTCATCCAGCAGCGCAGCGGCCCGGTCGCGGGCACGCCGACAGACGACGGGTTCGCGATGTCCGATCCCGGTGACGCCTACGAGCGTGCGGCGGAGGCCAATGCGCGGCGCGTGATGACGGGCGGTGCGCCCGAGGTGCACCACGATGTCGGCGATCGGCACACCGGGCACGCGCACCAACCCGTGCAGCGGATGCCGCTGGCCCAGTTCCAGCAGCAGGTCGGCGCGCTGGCGAACGACGTGGACTTCATCACCTTCGTCGAGATCCGACGCGGGCGGGAGGACCCGGCCGCGGTCGTCGCCGACTCCGCGTCGGGCTCCCAGGCAAGGCTGGAACAGCTCGTGCGGGATGTGACGCCGGAGTCGGTGACCCAGTACATGAACGACTACCAGGGGATGGCCGCGGGCACTCGGCAGCAGCCGCGGAACATCAGCAGGCCCATGGTGGTCGGGCTGGAGATGGAGATGCGCAACGCGGTGCTCCAGCTCGAGGAAGGGATGGCCAACGGTGAGGAACTCGCCCGCACGCCCGTCACCACGGAGGTCGGCCCGCCGGTGATGAAGCTGGTTGTCGAGGGCATGGAACCCGGTGACCCCGGGATGGAGCTCGTCTACGGGCCCCTCGCGCCGGACGAGTACAAAAGTCCCGCGCTCATCAGTGCCAGGAACAAGCTCAAGACCGCCATCCGCCGTGCGGGCACCATGGCGCAGCTCGTCACCGTCTACAACAAGTCGCTGCAAACTAGCGAGCAGCGGTACCGGCTGGTGCCGGGCCCGCACCAGCAGTGGCGCAAGAAGGCGACGCCCACGCCGAGGATCGGCACCCAGACCAATGTCTCGACCCCGTACTCCAAGGTCGGGCGGACGAACAACAGGCCGGAACAGGATTTCGGGGCGTTCTTCGAGTCGAACTCGCAGCGCAGGGTGCATGACGCGGCCAGGACGCAGGCAGCCGCCCTGGTCACGAAGATCGCCGCGCACTGGAACGCGAACTACCAGAACCTGGGTCAGCTGGCGCCCGGCATCAACCTGGGCCCGATGCTCACCCACCTGCTGTACCAGGAGGCGATGTACGCCAACCACCAGTTCGACCGGAACGTGATCGGCCACGACGACAAGCACGCCTTCCACGTGCTGTTGAAGCTCAGCCCGCAGGACGTGGCGATGGGGCTTATCACCGACGACGAGGCGAAGCTGCTGCTCGCCTGGCTGGCCGACAACAAAGCGAAGCCCATCGCCGCCGCAGTGCTGGACACGTTCAAGGCGTTCAACAAGCCGTACGCGAAGGTGACCGTGGAATCCGACGCCATCTACCAGTACATGGTCGACGTGCTCGTCGCCAGGCTATTGGCCGATCAGCAACTGCTGGGGGAGGCCAATGACGAGGACCGCACATCGGCCGTCTTCGGCAACGCCAGGCAGGTCGCCGACGTCACCCATTTTCACCCCCGGCCCAGCAACCGCAGGCCGATCAACGTCTCCGGCAACAAGTACTTCATGGTCGTCGAACAACGCTCCATGGTGCACGCCGTCAACTCCAACGCCGAGTCGAACCCCCGGTTGTCAGTGGAGCAGATGAAGAACCTGCAGAAGCCGACCACCTGA